A genomic region of Miscanthus floridulus cultivar M001 chromosome 3, ASM1932011v1, whole genome shotgun sequence contains the following coding sequences:
- the LOC136543156 gene encoding uncharacterized protein has product MAFFDIFGLGQQAMQQQQDVNPQNPNQLQQDLLGAAPAQQLAEQMEAAQEQQLVGQENNNWPRWPQEIPALQTPVSPVPELEINLNEPPMPMIQDLNELPPMEDSQEMLIHPNQATLDQQVGKIPEMQEIIQHAPAMTEEGPLEALEEVVENQVDIPHLPEHLVNFLPMEIPENALLNDIAGKNDEAENAMDWQQDSNTVINKVQLGIVRIEPIWSIPQPMMVIDKCILLPDKVDTLSDKTTVEQLHDQGRQNFLDINQPQPLEGQDEDMEEQHQIDQYHFLNIGCAPTSNLVVDLSFEQFSRAKTAEAFRIWARFFAPGINSGPIFQISTPWTNTFTACLTSPNNFEWAKSFAESGALNFLATDEGTVDFTIPKVCPKQGGCPEKILSFCQVTEKIRELQDEETKEAATKTARKRLTRRDSPLVDSEVRRSPRIKQICQGFKQSACFNKRCLSCAPDPPTLSIKIIKKIGTDFCKVDQNLLSDEALQVKRQKPGTVGRKKGGDNKNKNPGGQETGESSNLFQESGKDDSSDETKKEIIDIHFVKQICSSYFDAFEFLPSVGASGGLLVAWKRNLFTGSLIFNNAYAMSVQFTSNHNDEDWVLTNVYCPCTWLKNTEMPDDINWIILRDFNLIRRQENRNKPGGSIEEIFLFNEAMSALGLTEIPLQGKKYTWSNMQTPPLLEKLDWIFTPNSLTVIYPNTTVKGLTREPSDHCPCLVTISTSIPKRKLFRFENYLMAFDDFHNLIQEAWNTSAPQADSAKNISAKFKALRQKIKSWQASLSSLKANIANVKLIIQFLEILEEYRDLSVPEWNFRELQDENGSLLANHHDKEFLLWQAFKERIGTSEFSGFAFDIEFFKNSVDFPQDLELDFTDTEIDNVVRNLPNDKLPGPDGFQQRVPQKMLPIIKTDFYRLFMDF; this is encoded by the exons ATGGCTTTCTTTGACATTTTCGGTTTAGGACAGCAAGCCATGCAGCAACAGCAAGATGTCAATCCCCAAAACCCCAACCAACTGCAGCAAGATCTACTGGGCGCAGCCCCAGCACAGCAACTGGCAGAGCAGATGGAAGCAGCCCAAGAACAGCAACTGGTAGGACAGGAAAACAATAACTGGCCTCGCTGGCCTCAGGAAATCCCAGCTCTGCAGACGCCTGTTTCACCTGTCCCAGAATTAGAGATCAACTTGAATGAGCCTCCAATGCCTATGATTCAAGATCTGAATGAGTTGCCACCAATGGAAGACTCCCAGGAGATGTTGATCCACCCAAACCAAGCAACATTGGATCAGCAGGTGGGGAAAATTCCAGAGATGCAGGAGATAATTCAGCATGCCCCAGCTATGACAGAAGAAGGACCCTTGGAAGCTTTGGAGGAGGTAGTTGAAAATCAGGTTGATATCCCTCACCTCCCCGAGCATCTGGTGAACTTTCTGCCTATGGAAATTCCTGAAAACGCATTGCTCAATGATATTGCTGGTAAAAATGATGAAGCTGAAAATGCAATGGACTGGCAGCAAGATAGTAACACTGTGATAAACAAAGTTCAGCTGGGCATAGTCAGAATTGAGCCTATTTGGTCTATCCCCCAGCCCATGATGGTCATAGATAAATGTATTTTACTCCCAGACAAGGTTGACACCCTCTCAGACAAGACAACAGTGGAACAGTTACATGACCAAGGACGCCAGAACTTTTTGGACATCAACCAGCCTCAGCCTCTTGAAGGG CAAGATGAGGACATGGAGGAACAACACCAGATCGATCAGTACCACTTTTTAAACATTGGTTGTGCACCTACTAGCAATCTTGTTGTCGACCTAAGCTTTGAACAGTTCTCAAGGGCTAAGACAGCTGAGGCATTCAGAATTTGGGCAAGGTTTTTTGCTCCAGGAATAAACTCAGGCCCTATTTTTCAAATTTCAACTCCTTGGACAAACACTTTCACTGCCTGTCTGACATCACCAAATAACTTTGAGTGGGCAAAATCTTTTGCTGAATCTGGTGCTTTAAACTTTCTGGCAACAGATGAGGGTACAGTAGACTTCACAATCCCAAAGGTGTGTCCTAAGCAAGGTGGCTGCCCTGAGAAGATCCTTTCCTTCTGTCAGGTTACAGAGAAAATCAGAGAGCTCCAAGATGAGGAGACTAAAGAGGCTGCAACCAAAACAGCAAGAAAGAGACTGACAAGGAGAGATAGTCCCTTGGTGGACTCTGAAGTCAGAAGGAGCCCAAGAATAAAGCAGATTTGTCAGGGTTTCAAACAATCAGCTTGTTTTAACAAAAGATGTCTTTCCTGTGCCCCTGATCCACCTACTCTTAGCAtcaaaataataaagaaaattgGTACTGATTTCTGCAAGGTGGACCAGAACCTCCTTTCTGATGAGGCTCTTCAAGTCAAGCGCCAAAAGCCAGGAACGGTGGGCAGAAAGAAAGGAGGTGACAACAAAAACAAGAATCCTGGGGGACAAGAAACCGGAGAAAGTAGCAACCTGTTCCAAGAGTCAGGAAAGGATGATAGCTCAGAT GAAACAAAGAAGGAAATAATTGACATCCACTTTGTCAAGCAGATTTGCTCAAGTTACTTTGATGCTTTTGAATTCCTGCCCTCAGTTGGGGCCTCTGGTGGCTTGCTGGTTGCGTGGAAAAGAAACCTGTTTACTGGAAGTTTGATTTTCAATAATGCCTATGCAATGTCAGTGCAATTTACTTCAAATCACAATGACGAAGATTGGGTGCTCACCAATGTGTATTGTCCCTGTACTTGGCTCAAAAATACTGAGATGCCAGATGATATTAACTGGATAATTCTGAGAGACTTTAATTTGATAAGAAGACAAGAAAATAGAAATAAACCTGGGGGTAGCATTGAGGAAATATTTCTGTTTAATGAAGCTATGAGTGCCTTAGGCCTGACTGAAATACCTTTGCAAGGGAAAAAGTACACTTGGTCCAATATGCAAACACCACCTCTATTGGAAAAACTTGACTGGATTTTCACCCCAAATTCTTTGACTGTAATCTATCCAAACACCACTGTTAAAGGACTGACAAGAGAACCTTCAGATCACTGTCCATGTTTGGTAACAATCTCAACCTCAATCCCCAAAAGGAAGCTCTTCAGGTTTGAAAACTATTTGATGGCATTTGATGATTTCCACAATCTTATTCAAGAAGCCTGGAATACCTCTGCCCCTCAAGCTGATAGTGCAAAAAATATTTCTGCTAAGTTCAAAGCTCTAAGACAGAAAATTAAGAGCTGGCAGGCCAGTCTGTCAAGTTTAAAGGCCAATATAGCCAATGTCAAGCTCATCATTCAGTTTCTTGAGATCCTTGAAGAATATAGAGATCTAAGTGTACCAGAATGGAATTTCAGAGAA TTGCAAGATGAAAATGGTTCCCTCCTTGCTAATCATCATGACAAAGAATTTCTGCTGTGGCAGGCCTTCAAAGAAAGGATAGGCACTTCTGAATTCTCAGGTTTTGCATTTGATATAGAATTCTTCAAAAACAGTGTGGACTTCCCTCAGGATCTTGAGCTGGACTTCACAGATACAGAAATTGACAATGTTGTCAGAAACCTGCCCAACGATAAATTACCAGGACCTGATGGCTTTCAACAACGAGTTCCTCAAAAAATGCTGCCAATCATCAAAACTGATTTCTATAGGCTATTTATGGATTTTTAG